One genomic segment of Nitrospira sp. includes these proteins:
- a CDS encoding DUF1778 domain-containing protein: MLQHKEPVTISIRAKAGQRDLIDQAADRLGRSRSDFMLEAACRQAEDVLLDQTYFALDAKGFAAFQALLDAPPAPTDRLRRTMKASVPWEPGQ, from the coding sequence ATGCTGCAACACAAGGAACCCGTCACAATCAGCATTCGCGCCAAGGCTGGGCAACGTGATCTGATTGATCAGGCTGCCGACCGACTTGGTCGTAGTCGTTCCGACTTCATGCTGGAAGCTGCCTGCAGACAGGCTGAAGATGTATTGCTCGATCAAACCTATTTCGCGCTCGACGCGAAGGGCTTTGCTGCGTTTCAGGCGTTGCTCGATGCGCCTCCTGCTCCCACTGACCGGCTCCGTCGCACAATGAAGGCGTCCGTTCCTTGGGAACCGGGCCAATGA
- a CDS encoding HigA family addiction module antitoxin, producing MRMKNPPHPGRIVRQECITPLGRSVTAAARALGVERQTLNNLVNEKSGISPEMAIRLENGFGSSAEMWYGLPDGI from the coding sequence ATGCGCATGAAGAACCCACCCCATCCCGGCCGCATTGTTCGGCAAGAGTGCATTACACCGCTCGGCCGGTCCGTGACTGCAGCCGCACGCGCGCTCGGCGTGGAGCGGCAGACCCTGAACAATCTGGTCAACGAGAAGTCCGGTATTTCCCCGGAAATGGCGATCAGGCTGGAAAATGGGTTCGGCAGTTCCGCCGAAATGTGGTATGGCTTGCCAGACGGAATATGA
- the merA gene encoding mercury(II) reductase encodes MMAEEFDLVILGSGSTAFAAALRAAERGKTAAMTEMRTLGGTCVNRGCLPSKNLIEAAKILYDAKNPRYPGLSPTSMSFDFRALIEQKDAVIEDYRGKKYQSITSSSKNIRVFEGAARFSGPNEVTVNGQVLSAPRFLIATGTEATVPDVLGLRETPYLTSDLLTSHEDIELTELPASLIILGGGYIALELGQMFSRFGTSVTILARGERILSAYEPEIAQSVAEVFREEGIAIHTKATVSRVHGDERHVVVTLQVDGRQKELKAAKLLVATGRTPNTEHLGLEFPGVDLDARGFVKVNEELRTSAGHVYAAGDVIGSYTGSQMASPVGAQDGGIAAENALNGTGGHKVNHTVIPRAIFTDPQVGVVGLSDTEANARGYECDCRIIPMSLVPRAGAVRETRGVLKMVADRKTKKVLGVSMHGMNAAEVIHEAAMGLRFGASIDDFTHMLHVYPTMSEALKIAALSYTKDVSKMSCCAE; translated from the coding sequence ATGATGGCAGAGGAATTTGACCTTGTGATTCTCGGCTCCGGATCGACGGCGTTTGCTGCTGCGCTTCGCGCGGCAGAAAGAGGAAAAACGGCAGCCATGACCGAGATGCGAACGCTCGGTGGAACATGTGTCAACCGTGGCTGCTTGCCGTCAAAGAACCTCATCGAAGCCGCAAAAATCCTCTACGATGCGAAGAATCCGCGCTACCCAGGGCTCTCTCCAACCTCGATGAGCTTCGACTTCCGCGCGCTTATCGAGCAGAAGGATGCCGTGATTGAAGACTACCGGGGAAAGAAATATCAGAGTATTACCTCCAGCTCTAAAAACATCCGCGTTTTTGAAGGAGCTGCCCGCTTCAGCGGCCCCAATGAGGTGACAGTGAACGGGCAGGTTCTCTCAGCGCCTCGGTTCCTTATCGCGACTGGAACCGAGGCCACAGTGCCAGACGTTCTAGGGCTTCGTGAAACGCCGTATCTCACAAGCGATCTGCTCACCAGTCACGAAGACATCGAGCTCACAGAGCTTCCGGCGTCGCTCATCATCCTCGGTGGCGGCTACATCGCACTTGAGCTGGGCCAGATGTTTTCGCGCTTCGGCACCAGCGTCACGATTCTGGCACGCGGAGAGCGAATTCTTTCGGCCTACGAGCCGGAGATTGCGCAATCAGTGGCAGAGGTATTTCGTGAGGAGGGAATTGCCATCCATACGAAAGCCACGGTGAGCCGGGTGCATGGCGATGAACGCCACGTCGTCGTCACGCTACAGGTGGACGGGCGGCAGAAGGAACTGAAGGCCGCGAAGCTCCTTGTCGCCACGGGGCGCACACCGAATACGGAACACCTTGGGCTTGAATTTCCAGGAGTCGATTTGGATGCACGTGGCTTCGTGAAGGTCAATGAGGAGCTGCGCACTTCTGCCGGGCATGTGTATGCCGCCGGAGACGTGATTGGTTCCTACACTGGAAGCCAGATGGCGAGTCCTGTGGGGGCGCAGGACGGCGGGATTGCCGCCGAGAATGCTCTCAACGGCACAGGGGGCCATAAGGTAAACCACACCGTGATTCCGCGAGCGATTTTTACCGACCCGCAAGTGGGCGTAGTCGGACTTTCGGACACGGAGGCAAATGCTCGCGGGTACGAGTGCGATTGTCGCATTATTCCTATGTCCCTCGTTCCCAGAGCTGGGGCAGTCCGGGAGACCAGAGGGGTTCTGAAGATGGTTGCCGACCGGAAAACGAAGAAGGTGCTGGGGGTTTCAATGCACGGGATGAACGCTGCGGAGGTGATTCACGAAGCGGCGATGGGGCTTCGTTTTGGTGCGAGTATCGACGACTTCACACACATGCTGCACGTCTATCCCACAATGTCCGAAGCGCTAAAAATAGCCGCGCTGTCGTACACAAAAGACGTGTCGAAAATGAGCTGCTGTGCAGAATAG
- the merP gene encoding mercury resistance system periplasmic binding protein MerP, giving the protein MKKLITLLTLSSALSAPAWAATQTVTLSVTGMTCAACPITIKKALNKVEGVENIEVNLEKKEAVITFDDTKTTVAALLEATKNAGYPSTVHP; this is encoded by the coding sequence ATGAAAAAGCTCATCACTCTACTCACCCTCTCGTCCGCCTTGAGCGCGCCCGCCTGGGCCGCCACGCAAACGGTCACCCTGTCGGTGACTGGTATGACCTGCGCGGCCTGCCCGATCACGATCAAGAAGGCGCTGAACAAGGTCGAAGGCGTCGAGAACATTGAGGTCAACTTGGAGAAGAAGGAAGCCGTGATTACCTTCGATGACACCAAGACCACGGTCGCGGCGCTGCTGGAGGCCACCAAGAACGCGGGCTATCCGTCCACCGTTCACCCGTAG
- the merT gene encoding mercuric ion transporter MerT: MERLSRSEKENPWSKPKNARGALGVGGLAAVLASICCLGPLVLVAIGFSGAWIGNLTVLEPYRPIFIGAALVALFFAYRRIFRSAQACKPGEVCAVPQIKTAQKIIFVIVAALTGIAIAFPYILPLFY; the protein is encoded by the coding sequence ATGGAGAGGTTGTCCAGGTCGGAGAAAGAGAACCCTTGGTCTAAACCGAAAAATGCTCGCGGCGCCTTGGGTGTCGGCGGCCTCGCGGCGGTTCTCGCCTCGATCTGCTGTCTCGGCCCGCTTGTGTTGGTAGCGATTGGCTTCAGCGGCGCGTGGATCGGCAATCTGACGGTGCTCGAACCGTATCGCCCGATCTTTATCGGCGCAGCACTCGTGGCGCTGTTCTTCGCCTACCGGCGCATCTTCCGATCCGCGCAAGCCTGCAAGCCGGGAGAGGTCTGTGCCGTGCCGCAAATCAAGACAGCGCAGAAGATCATCTTTGTAATCGTGGCCGCACTGACGGGGATCGCGATTGCGTTCCCCTACATTCTGCCGCTGTTTTACTGA
- the merR gene encoding Hg(II)-responsive transcriptional regulator — MASELTIGRVAKLARVNVETIRYYQRRGLLAEPDKPHMGYRRYPADIVKHIRFIKRAQVLGFTLEEIAELLRLEEARACAETRALASHKMRLIDQKLTGLAAMRKALASLVQQCDRKQPAKGCPIIQVLEQD; from the coding sequence ATGGCTTCAGAATTAACGATAGGCCGAGTGGCGAAGCTGGCTAGGGTGAATGTCGAGACGATCCGTTATTACCAGAGACGGGGACTGCTGGCCGAGCCGGACAAGCCGCACATGGGCTATCGGCGGTATCCGGCGGACATCGTGAAACACATCCGCTTCATTAAACGGGCGCAGGTCCTTGGGTTCACGTTGGAGGAAATCGCCGAACTGCTACGGCTGGAAGAAGCTCGTGCCTGTGCGGAGACCCGGGCCCTGGCCTCCCACAAGATGCGGCTGATTGACCAGAAACTGACGGGCCTCGCGGCGATGCGGAAAGCGTTGGCCAGTCTGGTTCAGCAGTGCGATAGGAAACAACCTGCGAAAGGCTGTCCGATCATTCAGGTGCTCGAACAGGATTAA
- a CDS encoding tetratricopeptide repeat protein, producing MRPLKPSMSLIAFTILVSLPGLGQAQFSELPAINRCRAEIDTAHSRSSLYQIWLQRAAQNNALACFCLSYTPSDKENVPLAWLEQAAKLRLPDAQLLMGANYEVGLNFQQDFNQAMFWYREAANQDFPYAQYELASIYFEGRAGQTRNAKEALFWGRLAARHQFHSVDELIEKSKTQLNREDIQTIEQEVSKWVARRIRQTGKS from the coding sequence ATGCGCCCGCTGAAACCCTCAATGTCTTTGATCGCGTTCACCATCCTGGTTAGTCTTCCCGGACTTGGACAAGCACAATTCTCCGAGTTGCCTGCAATCAACCGGTGTCGAGCAGAAATCGATACGGCCCATAGTCGTTCAAGCCTCTATCAGATCTGGCTGCAGCGCGCAGCACAGAACAACGCCCTTGCTTGTTTTTGCCTCTCCTATACGCCCAGCGACAAAGAGAATGTCCCACTCGCCTGGCTTGAACAAGCGGCCAAGTTACGACTCCCAGACGCACAACTTCTGATGGGCGCGAATTATGAAGTAGGCCTCAACTTCCAACAGGATTTCAATCAGGCGATGTTCTGGTATCGAGAAGCGGCCAATCAAGACTTCCCCTACGCGCAATACGAACTTGCATCAATCTACTTCGAAGGTCGAGCTGGGCAAACGCGTAATGCGAAAGAAGCTCTCTTCTGGGGACGACTCGCAGCCCGACACCAATTCCATTCTGTCGATGAACTGATCGAAAAGAGCAAAACACAGCTGAACAGAGAAGACATTCAGACTATAGAACAAGAAGTCAGCAAATGGGTCGCAAGACGAATACGCCAAACCGGGAAATCGTAA
- a CDS encoding transposase yields MTRKRHTEEQIIAVLKDAQAGVSVQDLCRRHGISDATFYKWRTKYAGLEVSDVKKLRQLEEENRRLKQMVAKQALDIQALKAITAKNW; encoded by the coding sequence ATGACTCGAAAACGGCATACGGAGGAGCAGATCATTGCGGTGCTGAAGGACGCCCAGGCCGGGGTCAGTGTCCAGGACCTGTGCCGGAGGCACGGCATCTCAGATGCCACCTTCTATAAGTGGCGGACGAAATACGCAGGCCTGGAAGTCAGCGACGTGAAGAAGCTGCGCCAACTGGAAGAAGAAAACCGGCGATTGAAGCAGATGGTGGCGAAGCAAGCGCTGGACATCCAGGCGCTGAAAGCGATCACCGCAAAAAACTGGTAA
- a CDS encoding IS3 family transposase has product MVARFGLSQRRVCRLVSLDRNTLRYRSRRRDDSELRTKIREIAERKRRYGGPRIYVRLRREGWRVNHKTVERIYREEGLSLRRRARTKATAVPRVALPLPSQPGLCYAMDFVHDRLANGRRFKCLTMTDLCSKEVPVIEVDASIGGERVCRILDRLFTGRPLPETVILDNGPEFSGTALDAWAGQHGVSLHFIQPGKPVQNAFIESFNGKFRDECLNEHWFLTLQEAQVVIEAWRREYNEERTHSTILRSGVRGKKSLVGKAIKPAVYSKDDVIEDVNAQHFSSLFESFCEFTIFSAWCGVARWVIVKKSAGCTRKKDSGLEHFSRMDKSHRERSDGDCVKPDNFVFGINAGDCKMLSVILLEHCPENICKLF; this is encoded by the coding sequence ATCGTCGCACGCTTTGGGCTCAGCCAGCGGCGAGTGTGCCGGTTAGTGAGCCTGGATCGGAACACGTTACGGTACCGCAGTCGGCGACGGGACGACAGCGAGCTGCGGACGAAGATCCGAGAGATTGCGGAGCGCAAGCGGCGGTACGGGGGCCCCCGCATCTATGTGCGGTTGCGGCGGGAAGGATGGCGGGTGAATCACAAGACGGTCGAGCGGATCTATCGAGAGGAGGGCCTCTCGTTGCGCCGTCGGGCGCGGACGAAGGCCACGGCGGTTCCCCGCGTCGCGCTGCCGCTGCCCAGCCAGCCTGGACTCTGTTATGCGATGGACTTTGTCCATGACCGGCTGGCCAATGGCCGGCGGTTCAAGTGCTTGACGATGACCGATCTCTGCTCGAAGGAAGTGCCGGTGATTGAAGTGGATGCCTCCATTGGTGGGGAGCGGGTCTGCCGCATTCTGGACCGGCTCTTTACGGGACGGCCGTTACCGGAGACCGTGATCCTGGACAACGGACCGGAATTCTCCGGGACGGCGTTGGATGCGTGGGCTGGTCAGCACGGGGTGAGCCTGCACTTCATCCAACCCGGGAAGCCGGTCCAGAATGCGTTTATTGAAAGCTTCAACGGCAAGTTTCGAGATGAATGCTTGAACGAGCACTGGTTTCTCACGTTACAAGAAGCCCAGGTCGTGATTGAGGCTTGGCGGCGAGAGTACAATGAGGAGCGGACACACAGCACCATATTACGAAGTGGAGTGAGGGGTAAGAAGTCCTTGGTCGGCAAAGCTATAAAACCGGCCGTGTATTCCAAAGATGATGTGATCGAGGACGTGAATGCCCAGCACTTCTCCAGCTTGTTCGAGTCGTTTTGTGAGTTCACGATCTTCTCGGCTTGGTGTGGGGTCGCCCGATGGGTGATTGTGAAAAAGAGCGCAGGCTGCACTCGAAAGAAGGATAGCGGTCTTGAACACTTCTCGAGGATGGACAAGAGCCATCGTGAGCGTTCCGATGGCGATTGTGTGAAACCCGATAATTTTGTGTTTGGCATCAATGCAGGCGATTGCAAAATGCTCTCGGTCATACTGCTCGAACATTGCCCCGAAAACATCTGCAAACTCTTTTGA
- a CDS encoding response regulator transcription factor: MRVVIADDHYFMAQGMRQHVLDLRLSAAPEGFEVAGVATNGEDLVAQVRELQPDLVFIDISMPKLNGFEAARQIRAIQPMVKILFVTMYQEADYVARAFASGGNAYLTKTCDPTEIGQALTQLFQGNAYVSPTVGGGALLGESTTEGVGTHSLTPRQVEVLRLLARGHSIEEVATALRLSRKTIEYHKARMMKSQQLSTNADLLKFALVRGIT; this comes from the coding sequence ATGCGCGTTGTGATTGCTGACGATCACTATTTTATGGCACAAGGCATGCGCCAACACGTTCTGGACCTCCGTTTGTCTGCTGCGCCGGAAGGATTTGAGGTGGCAGGAGTCGCCACGAATGGTGAAGACTTGGTGGCACAGGTCCGTGAGCTTCAACCCGATCTCGTCTTTATAGATATTTCTATGCCGAAGCTCAATGGCTTTGAAGCCGCCCGCCAAATTCGAGCGATTCAACCTATGGTGAAGATTCTTTTCGTGACCATGTATCAAGAAGCTGACTATGTCGCTCGTGCGTTTGCCTCGGGTGGCAATGCCTATCTCACGAAAACCTGTGATCCGACAGAGATCGGTCAGGCCCTCACACAGTTGTTTCAAGGGAATGCGTATGTGAGCCCGACAGTCGGGGGTGGTGCGTTACTAGGAGAATCGACTACGGAAGGGGTAGGCACGCATTCGCTGACTCCACGCCAAGTCGAAGTGTTACGACTCTTGGCTCGTGGTCATTCGATCGAAGAGGTTGCGACAGCACTTCGTTTAAGCCGCAAAACGATTGAGTACCACAAAGCGAGGATGATGAAATCTCAACAACTCTCGACGAACGCCGATTTACTGAAGTTCGCATTGGTGCGGGGCATCACGTAA
- a CDS encoding LuxR C-terminal-related transcriptional regulator — protein MYIHSQSRPFPSHLFIGFSKRELQQTLEIVHYCYTSQTNEDTHRALTLAQTLLPCDKIVAASGPLSPEGLDQDHANVINISYPLPWLERYLNNRYIGIDPVALTWMRSQQTTVWNHTITKQSMVIEQEFMEEARGYGVANGIIGGTIDPRSGRISFVAFAGGTDKDNFRYKDMADYISSCLHDALTKNIPVPTNESIATAPLKPRETEVLMWIEEGKTTWEIARILDITERTVRFHVEEIFKKLNTTTRAQAIAKAHKGGLLPSPHGMASAG, from the coding sequence ATGTATATCCACTCACAGTCCAGGCCATTTCCGTCTCATCTCTTCATCGGGTTTTCCAAACGGGAGCTCCAGCAAACACTTGAAATCGTCCATTACTGTTACACCTCCCAAACCAATGAAGACACGCATCGTGCGCTGACACTTGCTCAGACTCTCTTGCCATGTGACAAAATTGTGGCAGCCTCCGGTCCACTCTCCCCTGAAGGCCTCGATCAGGATCACGCCAATGTCATCAATATTTCCTATCCTCTCCCCTGGCTGGAACGGTATCTCAACAATCGCTACATCGGGATTGATCCAGTCGCACTCACGTGGATGAGGAGTCAACAAACAACCGTCTGGAATCACACGATCACGAAACAGAGTATGGTAATCGAGCAAGAGTTTATGGAAGAAGCACGGGGATATGGAGTTGCGAACGGAATTATCGGCGGAACGATCGATCCTCGATCAGGACGAATCAGTTTCGTCGCCTTCGCCGGAGGAACCGACAAAGACAATTTCCGGTATAAAGACATGGCCGACTACATCAGTTCATGTCTGCATGACGCCCTGACCAAGAACATTCCTGTGCCTACCAACGAGTCCATTGCAACGGCACCACTAAAACCTCGAGAGACAGAAGTTCTCATGTGGATCGAAGAGGGAAAAACGACCTGGGAAATCGCCAGGATCTTAGACATCACCGAACGAACGGTTCGATTTCATGTAGAGGAGATCTTCAAAAAGCTCAACACGACAACTCGTGCCCAAGCGATTGCCAAAGCGCACAAAGGAGGGCTGCTTCCCTCCCCCCACGGCATGGCCTCAGCGGGATGA
- the radC gene encoding DNA repair protein RadC — protein MRSYSPPRYRVMLVKESGATAGDVRISDSNKAHRFLAPLFDGLDREHFMVVGLDAKHAVIGINTVSIGSVTLSIVHPREVFKPMILMNASAVLLAHNHPSGDSTPSQEDRALTRRLKEGGDLLGIAVLDHVVLGEDRYYSFADHGGL, from the coding sequence ATGCGCTCCTACTCACCTCCTCGTTATCGTGTCATGCTGGTCAAAGAATCAGGAGCAACCGCCGGTGACGTCCGGATCAGCGATTCAAATAAAGCGCACCGGTTTCTCGCTCCGCTCTTCGATGGACTCGATCGCGAGCATTTCATGGTCGTGGGCCTCGACGCGAAACATGCGGTCATCGGGATCAACACCGTCAGCATCGGATCAGTCACCCTGAGCATCGTCCATCCCCGCGAAGTGTTCAAACCCATGATCCTCATGAACGCTAGCGCGGTCCTCCTGGCGCATAACCATCCCAGCGGTGATTCGACTCCCAGTCAAGAAGATCGCGCCCTGACTCGGCGCCTTAAAGAGGGCGGCGACCTGCTCGGGATCGCCGTGCTTGATCATGTTGTGCTGGGCGAGGACCGGTACTACAGCTTTGCCGACCACGGGGGACTATAG
- a CDS encoding DUF72 domain-containing protein gives MYKREYAKSRFAQECLGEYAQYKYRDEPLFRTVGNDATFYRPPTANQLRRYLNQIPQDFEMCFKVWEEITIPSYAKQARYGAKAGQSNARFLDATLFNELVLTPYREAKFEPHAGPFLFEFQRHGMSSDEFCSRLDGFFGQLPKDFRYAVEIRNAGLLGSEYHKVLEAHGVSHVYSHWSYMPPLAEQSKRMGSFTAPFTVLRLLTPLKMSYEQAKKRAEPYTKIIEKLPEMRRDTVELVRQAVREERRAYVLVNNRAEGNAPMTIQALADRFREGDSPSGD, from the coding sequence GTGTATAAGCGAGAGTACGCGAAGAGCAGATTCGCTCAGGAGTGTTTGGGTGAGTACGCCCAGTACAAGTACAGGGATGAGCCACTCTTCAGGACCGTGGGCAACGACGCGACGTTCTATCGACCGCCCACGGCGAATCAACTTCGTCGCTATCTCAATCAGATTCCTCAAGACTTTGAGATGTGCTTCAAGGTGTGGGAAGAGATCACGATTCCGAGCTATGCGAAACAGGCGCGGTACGGAGCCAAGGCAGGCCAGTCCAATGCTCGGTTTCTCGATGCGACGCTCTTCAACGAACTGGTGCTCACGCCGTACCGGGAGGCGAAGTTCGAGCCGCATGCTGGGCCGTTCCTGTTCGAATTTCAGCGACACGGGATGTCTTCGGACGAGTTCTGCTCACGGCTGGATGGGTTCTTCGGGCAGCTTCCCAAGGACTTTCGCTATGCCGTCGAAATCCGTAATGCCGGTCTGCTTGGTTCTGAGTACCACAAGGTCCTCGAGGCGCACGGTGTCTCGCATGTATATAGCCATTGGAGCTACATGCCGCCATTAGCTGAGCAAAGCAAGCGCATGGGAAGCTTCACTGCACCGTTCACGGTGCTTCGCCTCCTCACGCCGCTGAAGATGTCCTACGAGCAAGCTAAGAAACGAGCCGAACCGTACACGAAGATCATCGAGAAGCTACCGGAGATGCGTCGGGATACGGTGGAACTGGTGCGCCAGGCCGTGAGAGAAGAGCGCAGAGCCTATGTGCTCGTGAACAACCGCGCCGAGGGCAATGCACCCATGACGATCCAGGCGCTGGCAGATCGGTTCCGCGAAGGCGATTCACCGAGCGGTGACTAG